One Hevea brasiliensis isolate MT/VB/25A 57/8 chromosome 5, ASM3005281v1, whole genome shotgun sequence genomic region harbors:
- the LOC110648275 gene encoding protein transport protein yos1, which translates to MGFWTFLEGLLLFANALAILNEDRFLAPRGWTLAELQGSKRNSIKGQIIGLIHACQFMRLPLIMLNTIFIIVKLFSG; encoded by the coding sequence ATGGGTTTCTGGACTTTCCTGGAAGGTCTCCTGCTTTTTGCAAATGCATTAGCAATACTGAATGAAGACAGGTTTCTTGCTCCAAGGGGATGGACACTGGCAGAACTCCAAGGAAGCAAAAGAAATTCGATTAAGGGGCAGATCATTGGACTCATACATGCTTGCCAGTTCATGAGACTACCACTTATTATGCTAAACACCATCTTTATCATAGTGAAGCTATTCTCCGGGTGA